The Lytechinus pictus isolate F3 Inbred chromosome 8, Lp3.0, whole genome shotgun sequence nucleotide sequence TAAATCACCATGCTATTTGAGTTCAAATTACCATATTTTGATCATGGCAGAGTGGAACTACTAACTGGTCTATTTAAGCAGCATCTGTCTAGTGCCCTTGATGGGATAGTATCATGCCTTCTATGAAATATGTATGGGCtctttgaaatatttctttgaaagtatataataataataatggctgGATTTAAAAAGctctttttgcctgaggatacaaagcgctgctattattaccccggctttagctcgagctaccatcaccagcgcttagtgcattcaaggaaataatcctgctgggtacccattcacctcacctgggtcgagtgcagcacattgtggataaatttcttgcataTATCTATCAAACTTAACACTTCATAACATTGTACTGGTTGTGATGCCTGTAAGGAGCAATGACAtcgttttaaaaatattgtgtcCTTATTGTGATGTCAACCTCAAGCATTGATTGTCAGAGATTAGATTGATCAACCCCAGTGTACTCAACAGCATGCTTTAATTAATTTCCAGGTTTTTGTCTcatctgcatagcagagtgagactataggcgccgctttttcgacggcggcggcggcggtgtcaacaccaaatcttaacctaaggttaagtttttgaaatgacagcataactaaAAAAGGACCTAGTAtaaggacctagttcatgaaacttgaacataatgtTTAACAAGTATTATTagacatcctgcccgagtttcagatcacatgatcaagggaaaaggtcatttaaggtcaatgaacttagaccatgttgggggacaTGTTGGTTTGCCGAGCAAACctttttctttagatttttcCTTTTAGATTTGGCTTTTTAAATCGACCGCATGAGGTCAGCGCACTTGCCGAAAGCTAGAAAACGTGAAGGTTTCTCTTCGACGATATGTCAGAATAACCATGAATTACCCCAAACTGAAGCAGTTAGAATGCCGAACAAGAAGTAAGTTTGCATAATTAATACTCATTGTATCTGTATATGTCTTAGAaagaatgatattttgtttagttaatgtaaaaaaaggggAATTATTTTTGGTTCATTTCATAGAAAGTCAAGGTCAATTTAGCGTAAGAGTGCTTACGTGTCAATGAAAGTAAATCAGGCAAATTATGCTAATGAGTATAGTAGCGTAAAGACGTAGAGGGCGTAAGAGATGTAAACAAACCGTATTTGGTGAATGGATGTTAGTTTATTACAGATTCTGATATTGAAGGTTTAGATAAAGAAGTCTTATGACCTATCAGGAGAAATTGACCTTTAGCTTAAAGTGAGGAATGAATATATAAACATTTTGCATTAATTCATAAACCATGATGGTGATGTAGCTGGCAGTTTATGTGCAAAGCATGAGGGTGATTTTAGTTGTAGCTTATCAGCTCTCATAGGATTTTATAAAGACAAAACCATTTATGACTATTGAGAATGGATTAGATAAGACTTTGAGAGCAAATGATATAAGGCGATACTTTACATAAAATAAGCCCTATTTTACTGCTTATCAGACTCATGAATAATTATACGAGTCATCAGAGGTACTGAATTCTTTTGAAGAATGTTTACATTTAATATTTAGACGAAAGGTACTATTTCTTTTAAGAGAGTTTCGGTACACAAATAATTAGTCAATGAAGACTTGATTTTAGTTTGAACAAGTTTATTTCTAAATGACAACATAGCAAGGAGTTATGATAAGGTGTTacatataaacataattcagcttAAATACATAGAATAGCTGTCATAAAGATCAAGGCATGAATGTTAAACGATAATTAGATTCAGTTAATCGAACCGTACAACAAACGagtcaaataatgttttttgacaaaataagtgTATTTTGCACTTGCAGCATACTTATGatgttttttcatttgtttttctgattATGCAGATTGAATAAAATCTACCTATACAATTATCGGTACTTCTAACTTCTGAGCTTAAAGTCCCCTTTCTCCGGTGATCCacaaattcaatttcttttggGGAGACGGATCAGAAGCTGTAACGTCTTTATCTGGGATCTGGAATGAAGGAGATATGGATGAATCTACTGCGAAAGAGATTCCTGTGTCCAAGACTGATATTCTTAAGAGTCAACGCCACCAACGCCGAGGTGCGAAGGGCAAGCTTACAAGAATAAGACATGCCTTGAAGAGCTTGATAGAAGAAAGACGGCCTATTTCAGAGGTGCAGGAGATCTATGAAAGGTATCTTCTTGCTTATGAAGAATTGCAGAATAGGCATGAATCATTTTCAGAGCTTATTGAAGATGACGATGAATACGACAtggaagaaagatggatggatgaatgtcAGCAGTCTTTCCTTAGCCATCAAATTTCTTTCAGAGATTACTGTAagggagagacagagaaaaaTGTTTCAAGGCAGAAACTACGAAAACAGATGACGAATGAACAGCCAAGTGATGATAATTCAGAAGCTAGTTCTGATGAAACAGCATCAAACGCACAGCAAGATGGAAGTCATACCCAGAGTCTGCAGATAAGAAATGTACAGAAGAGAGTGGGATCCATGTTCAAAATGGAAAAGCCAAAGATGCCCACATTTAACGGAAATGTGCGAGATTATTGCATATTCAAGGCTGACTTTCAACATGCTCTGGGAGAAGTTTTTGATGAAAGAGATGCTCTAATGATATTGCGATCATGTCTGCAAGGTAAACCCCTACAGATGATTCAAGGAATAGGACGAGACTTCAAAGCAGCTTGGGAGCAGTTAGATATGGTGTATGGAGACCCAAGGTTAGTTGCAGACGCAATTATTCATGACATCACCAAATTTCGCTCCTTGAAACCAGGTGAAGATGATCGCTTCTGTGAATTTGTGAACATAGTACGCAGAAGTTACAATGTGCTCAAAGAAATTGGGAAGGAGAACGACATGAATAACAGTCACATGCTGGCTATCATGGAGAAGAAACTCACCCCTGAAGATAGAAAGATCTGGTTCAGGAATCAAGAATTGGGTGAAGCTTCTGCAACATTTGAGAAATTTCTTCAATTCCTCACCCTAGAGTTGAAGGCAAGGATGAGATCAGCAGCTCCGGTAAGAGGTGAAGTAAAAGCAAGCGTCAACTTTATGACCAAGAAGCCCAGCCCAAGTACCAATAACCAGGAAAGGAAGTTCGACAGATGCTGGCTCTGTAGAGATGATTCCCACTGGACTGACCAATGCAAGTCATTTCTGTCCAAGTCGTTCAAGGAGAGAATGCAGCTTGTCAAGGAAAATAAGGCATGTTTTGCTTGTCTGAAAAAGGCTACCTATGGTCACAGAATGTCTACTTGCAAAAGACGACGGCGCTGTACCGAGAGCGTGAATGGAGAACAGTGCAAGTACTACCATCATCCTCTTCTACACAATTCATCAGATGTTAGAGAAGTTGGTGTAGCCTGTGTTGGTGCAAAGGAAGCTCTCCTACCAGTGGTGACAGTGGAAGTGGCTGAAAAGAAAACCTGGAAAAAGTGCAATATGTTACTAGACTGTGGAGCCCAATTGTCAATAATAAAACAGTCACTTGCAGACAAGTTAAAGTTAAAAGGCAAGGAAGTCACTATTGTAATATCAAAGTTGGGAGGAGTGGAAGAGGAGGTGATCACGAATGAATATAAGGTCAGCGTAAAGGAGTTAGGAGGACGAAATTCCTTGCCAGTTACGGTGATTAGCCTGCCTCATATCAGTACCACAGACAGTGTACCAGAAGAATATCTACAGTCAGCAGCCAAACAACTTAAGATTGATCGAAAGATGTTCAACAGGCATGGTGGAGAGATTGACTTACTAGTTGGCAGTGATCATCCCAAGTTCCATGGAGGTGAGTCAAAGGAGACCCACAACTTTACTGCTCGTCATTCACCTGTTGGATGGGTGATACTAGGAACATTGCCGCATAGAAGGATGGAATCAAGTAAAGTTTTGCATGTGCAGTTAGCCAAGCCAGTGGATCTGACTGAGTTCTGGACGACGGAGTCGATGGGAGTCAAGGACATCGACTGCCAATGCCAACCTACAGGGATGACCAAGGCAGACAAAGAGGAGTATGATATGATTGAACGGTCTTGTGTCAAAGAAGGTAATCAGTGGCAAGTTTCGTATCCATGGAAACGAGACCCAAACAAACTTCCTGATAACAGATGGTTAGCTGAGAAGATGTTGGAAGCTACGGAAAGGAGGCTTCTAAAGAATCCTGATCATGCAAAAGCTTACCAAGAACAGATGACCCAGCTGGTAGAGATGGGATTCGCACGGAAGTTGTCTGATAATGAAGTCAGTGGATATTCAGGACCGGTACACTATATTGGTCACCATGCAGTAGTTAGACCTGAAAAGAAAAGTACCCCAGTGCGTATTGTATTCAACTCGTCAGCAAGCTATCAAGGACATTCTCTCAATGAATACTGGCACAAGGGTCCTGACATGTTAAATTCACTTTTTGGAGTTCTGATGAAGTTCCGCGATCACTCTGTTGCggtcagtggtgacatatccaAGATGTATCACCGTGTCAAGGTACCAGTAATTGATCAACATGTACACAGGTATCTCTGGCGTGATCTTGAAGTTGAGAGGAAGCCTGATGTCTACATCAAGTTGGTTGTCACCTTTGGCGACAAGCCTTCCCCGGCAATGGCCCAAATTGCCTTGAGAAAAACAGCTGAAGTAGCAGAGAAAGAAAGTCCTAAAGCAGCACAGA carries:
- the LOC135155155 gene encoding uncharacterized protein LOC135155155; this translates as MDESTAKEIPVSKTDILKSQRHQRRGAKGKLTRIRHALKSLIEERRPISEVQEIYERYLLAYEELQNRHESFSELIEDDDEYDMEERWMDECQQSFLSHQISFRDYCKGETEKNVSRQKLRKQMTNEQPSDDNSEASSDETASNAQQDGSHTQSLQIRNVQKRVGSMFKMEKPKMPTFNGNVRDYCIFKADFQHALGEVFDERDALMILRSCLQGKPLQMIQGIGRDFKAAWEQLDMVYGDPRLVADAIIHDITKFRSLKPGEDDRFCEFVNIVRRSYNVLKEIGKENDMNNSHMLAIMEKKLTPEDRKIWFRNQELGEASATFEKFLQFLTLELKARMRSAAPVRGEVKASVNFMTKKPSPSTNNQERKFDRCWLCRDDSHWTDQCKSFLSKSFKERMQLVKENKACFACLKKATYGHRMSTCKRRRRCTESVNGEQCKYYHHPLLHNSSDVREVGVACVGAKEALLPVVTVEVAEKKTWKKCNMLLDCGAQLSIIKQSLADKLKLKGKEVTIVISKLGGVEEEVITNEYKVSVKELGGRNSLPVTVISLPHISTTDSVPEEYLQSAAKQLKIDRKMFNRHGGEIDLLVGSDHPKFHGGESKETHNFTARHSPVGWVILGTLPHRRMESSKVLHVQLAKPVDLTEFWTTESMGVKDIDCQCQPTGMTKADKEEYDMIERSCVKEGNQWQVSYPWKRDPNKLPDNRWLAEKMLEATERRLLKNPDHAKAYQEQMTQLVEMGFARKLSDNEVSGYSGPVHYIGHHAVVRPEKKSTPVRIVFNSSASYQGHSLNEYWHKGPDMLNSLFGVLMKFRDHSVAVSGDISKMYHRVKVPVIDQHVHRYLWRDLEVERKPDVYIKLVVTFGDKPSPAMAQIALRKTAEVAEKESPKAAQILKESTYMDDICFSTPTEEEAIQLTDEIDKALGDGGFNVKGWVSNKNIRPGSQNEMELLSKLSNEKVLGVVWNQHNDSFSYKSTLDKSSREEKSANNEGKWTKRKILSQIARIFDPIGFVSPFLVRAKMGMQRLWEKGYKWDERLPEEQQKWWTGFFNEMKELSEAKLDRSLTPPGAIDNPILCVFSDASEAAFGCCAYLRWQIADGSFTTRFVAARSRVAPLKKLTIPRLELQAALMAARLFTAIKEETTLKLLETIFMTDSLITLAWIHSQSRMYKSFVSSRVGEIQSASNPENWRYVPGNMNPADKISRGLAVRDLSKEWEHGPEFLFKPIDDWPEDKSLPVQQGDDDKERRKVKQVLHTTCSGVIGCEKYSSWRRLLRVTAYVHRFVKNMKARCKTKVDEGLTREDGPLTASELSVAELYWIKEVQKPLHERLRSGEFKVLSPFLSEGIIRVGGRVDKIKRSYEARHPTLIPNGHHVAKLITRYYHQQGHAGVATTSAKVRTRYWIPGVQRLAKSEKYRCVTCREMEKRAETQFMSELPAERMMPFTPPFYATSCDYFGPIPVRIGRNKTAKYYGIIFTCLNTRSVHLEVAPDCSTMEFLQALRRFFAIRGQPSCLISDNGKQFVGAERELREMLEGWNADELKEFCAERGTDWRFVTPLAPHHNGCAEALVKSCKLALKKAIKDHCLFPFELYTYLQEVANLVNQRPIGRIPTDPDDDSYLCPNDILLGRASSHVPQGPFRDTKNPRHRVEFVQKIVDSFWKSWIRDVFPLLVPRKKWNVDRRNLRVDDVVIVADPNAIRGKWTLGRITQVYPGDDGKVRSVKVKTKDSEYKRPITKIVVIYPSEGYVEE